The Nitrospiraceae bacterium genome window below encodes:
- a CDS encoding TldD/PmbA family protein has translation MTQLTTQWDYRELAQDLLARAKQCGATAADVMVADGETLSVQVRMAAVDRLTKAKEKRLGLRVFFGARSASASTSDFSREALDRFVGETCALAQAVVEDPVSGLPEPGQYAGECGDLQIYDPTTLQTDQQIDLALRAERAAFAADPRITNSEGADCDSSSGRIVLANSHGFLGQYRNSSFSLSVTPVASDAGGMQRDYWYGVHRSFAKLESPDVIGKEAARRTLRRLGARKVPTCSAPVIFEQEIAGSLLGHLCSGLSGYALYKGASFLIGQLGQQIAPEFVTIYDDGRLPGGLGTRPFDGEGLPTRKQAVVERGRLTSYLLDTYSGKKLGLPSTGNASRSIGESPSAGPTNFYMVPGTKSPEEIIASVKHGLYVTDLIGFGINMVTGDYSRGASGFWIENGELAYPVEEITIAGNLKRMYAGIETIGSDLVFRGRVASPTIKLADMTIAGS, from the coding sequence ATGACACAACTGACCACGCAATGGGACTATCGAGAGTTGGCGCAGGATCTGCTGGCTCGCGCCAAGCAATGCGGTGCCACGGCCGCGGACGTCATGGTCGCCGACGGCGAGACGCTGTCGGTCCAAGTTCGAATGGCGGCGGTGGATCGTTTGACCAAGGCGAAAGAAAAGCGGCTGGGCCTGCGCGTGTTCTTCGGCGCCCGGTCTGCGAGCGCTTCGACCTCGGATTTTTCGCGCGAGGCGTTGGATCGGTTCGTGGGGGAAACCTGTGCGCTGGCACAGGCCGTCGTCGAAGATCCGGTGTCCGGACTACCGGAGCCGGGACAGTATGCGGGCGAATGCGGCGACCTGCAAATTTACGACCCCACCACGCTGCAGACGGATCAGCAGATCGACCTCGCGTTGCGGGCCGAGCGTGCGGCTTTCGCGGCAGACCCGCGGATTACGAACAGCGAGGGCGCCGATTGTGACTCGTCGTCCGGCCGAATCGTCTTGGCCAACAGCCACGGGTTTCTCGGTCAGTACCGAAACAGCAGCTTTTCTCTCTCGGTGACACCCGTCGCATCCGACGCGGGCGGGATGCAGCGTGACTACTGGTACGGTGTGCATCGGTCGTTCGCCAAATTGGAGAGCCCCGATGTGATCGGAAAAGAGGCGGCGCGTCGCACCCTCCGCCGGCTTGGGGCGCGCAAGGTCCCGACTTGCAGCGCGCCGGTGATTTTCGAACAGGAAATAGCGGGCAGCCTGCTCGGCCATCTCTGCAGCGGTTTGTCCGGATACGCACTGTACAAGGGGGCCTCGTTCTTGATCGGGCAATTGGGCCAGCAGATCGCGCCGGAGTTCGTGACGATTTATGATGACGGCCGATTGCCGGGCGGTCTCGGTACGCGCCCGTTTGACGGAGAAGGCTTGCCGACCCGGAAGCAGGCTGTGGTCGAACGGGGGCGGCTGACCAGCTATCTGCTCGATACCTACTCGGGGAAGAAGCTGGGACTGCCTTCGACGGGCAACGCCTCGCGCAGCATCGGCGAAAGCCCCTCCGCAGGCCCGACCAATTTTTACATGGTCCCCGGCACCAAGAGCCCGGAGGAAATCATCGCCTCGGTGAAGCATGGACTGTATGTCACGGATCTGATCGGCTTCGGCATCAATATGGTCACAGGCGATTATTCGCGCGGGGCCAGCGGGTTCTGGATCGAGAACGGAGAATTGGCCTACCCGGTTGAGGAGATCACGATCGCCGGCAACCTGAAGCGCATGTATGCCGGGATTGAAACGATCGGCTCGGATTTGGTTTTTCGCGGCCGTGTAGCGAGTCCGACGATCAAGCTGGCGGACATGACCATCGCCGGATCCTAA
- the tldD gene encoding metalloprotease TldD gives MATEQSGSLTRFGVSDREVEQALGRVKVSNVDYADLYFEYCQSESVSMEEGIVKRATKNIGQGVGVRAISGEKTGFAYSDELTKKDLEIAADTARYIAQSSQGTTPVAVTHRPPLARNLYPHERANIEVATKDRVELLNAIDAEARRYDPRIKNVMAAFNTEYKIMVVATSDGMMVGDMQPLSRLQVTCIAEDNGNRQVGTFGGGGRVGLDYFRDGQRFLQFAREAAREAILNLSAVDAPAGVMPVVLGGGWPGILLHEAIGHGLEADFNRKKTSAFSSLVGKKVASEVCTIVDDGTLPFRRGSLNIDDEGTPTGRTVLIERGILRGYITDKLNAKLMGIPLTGNGRRESYQSVVLPRMTNTFMLAGESDPQDIIKSVKKGLYAVSFGGGQVDITNGKFVFSASEAYLIEDGKVTKPVKGATLIGNGPEILTKVSMVGHDLRLDEGIGTCGKDGQSVPVGVGLPTIKIDEITVGGTKA, from the coding sequence ATGGCGACTGAGCAGTCCGGATCGCTGACACGCTTTGGTGTCAGTGATCGAGAAGTCGAGCAGGCCTTGGGTCGGGTGAAGGTGTCGAACGTCGACTATGCCGACCTCTACTTCGAATACTGTCAATCCGAGTCGGTCTCCATGGAAGAGGGGATCGTCAAACGGGCGACAAAAAATATCGGTCAGGGCGTGGGCGTGCGTGCAATCTCGGGTGAGAAGACCGGTTTTGCCTACTCCGATGAACTGACCAAGAAAGACTTGGAAATCGCAGCCGACACGGCCCGGTACATTGCGCAGTCCAGCCAGGGCACGACGCCGGTTGCGGTGACTCACCGGCCTCCGCTGGCCCGGAACCTGTACCCGCACGAGCGGGCCAATATCGAGGTCGCGACGAAGGACCGGGTCGAGTTGCTCAACGCCATCGATGCCGAAGCGCGGCGCTACGACCCTCGCATCAAGAACGTCATGGCGGCGTTCAATACTGAATACAAGATCATGGTCGTTGCCACCTCGGACGGCATGATGGTCGGAGACATGCAGCCCCTGTCTCGCCTTCAAGTCACCTGCATCGCGGAAGACAACGGCAATCGGCAGGTGGGGACGTTCGGCGGCGGTGGACGAGTCGGTCTGGATTACTTCCGGGATGGCCAGCGATTCTTGCAGTTTGCCCGTGAAGCGGCCCGGGAGGCGATCCTCAACCTCAGCGCAGTGGATGCTCCGGCCGGCGTTATGCCTGTCGTGTTGGGCGGCGGCTGGCCCGGCATTCTGCTCCATGAGGCCATCGGTCACGGCCTTGAGGCAGACTTCAATCGCAAGAAGACGTCGGCCTTCTCCAGCCTTGTCGGCAAAAAGGTGGCGTCGGAAGTCTGTACGATCGTAGATGACGGCACCTTGCCGTTTCGTCGAGGCTCGTTGAACATCGACGACGAAGGAACCCCCACCGGCCGAACCGTCTTGATCGAACGGGGCATCCTCCGCGGCTATATCACGGACAAGTTGAATGCGAAGTTGATGGGGATTCCGTTGACCGGCAATGGACGGCGCGAGAGCTACCAGAGCGTCGTGCTTCCGCGGATGACCAACACGTTCATGCTGGCAGGGGAATCCGACCCGCAGGACATCATCAAGTCCGTCAAGAAGGGGCTGTACGCCGTTTCGTTCGGCGGCGGCCAAGTGGACATTACCAACGGCAAGTTCGTGTTTTCCGCCAGCGAGGCCTACCTGATCGAGGATGGAAAGGTGACCAAGCCCGTGAAGGGCGCGACCTTGATCGGCAATGGGCCTGAGATCCTGACGAAGGTGTCGATGGTCGGACACGATTTGAGGTTGGATGAAGGGATTGGAACGTGCGGCAAGGACGGCCAGTCGGTGCCGGTCGGCGTCGGGCTGCCGACGATCAAGATCGATGAAATCACCGTCGGCGGAACCAAGGCATAA
- a CDS encoding isoprenyl transferase: protein MNDSRSQDIEPPSDSDLLSKLDPDMLPKHLAVIMDGNGRWAELRGLPRIAGHQEGIKSVRELISLSLELGIKILTIYAFSQENWNRPAQEISALMGLLEHYLSTERSSLIEQGVRFRTIGRVSSLPANALHWVNTTERETAHLNKLVLNVALSYGGRAEIVDAAKDLARAVQSGRLGIDQINEASFQQRLYTQDTPDPDLLIRTSGETRISNFLLWQLAYTELYFTPTLWPDFRRRETLVALLEYQRRERRFGRVMSSISS, encoded by the coding sequence ATGAATGATTCTCGCTCGCAGGATATCGAACCTCCTTCAGATTCCGACCTGCTCTCCAAACTCGATCCCGATATGCTTCCCAAACACCTCGCCGTCATCATGGACGGCAACGGGCGCTGGGCGGAGTTGCGTGGGCTTCCACGGATCGCTGGTCACCAGGAAGGCATCAAGTCGGTTCGCGAGCTCATTTCGCTGTCCCTGGAGTTGGGCATCAAGATCCTGACGATCTACGCGTTCTCACAAGAGAATTGGAACCGGCCGGCCCAGGAAATCAGCGCGTTGATGGGGCTCCTGGAACATTACCTTTCGACGGAGCGATCAAGTCTCATCGAGCAGGGCGTGCGATTCCGGACGATCGGTCGAGTCTCGTCGCTTCCGGCCAACGCCCTCCACTGGGTGAATACCACCGAGCGGGAAACCGCACACCTGAATAAGTTGGTCTTGAATGTCGCCCTGAGCTACGGCGGACGGGCGGAAATCGTCGATGCCGCCAAGGATCTTGCACGCGCCGTGCAGAGCGGCCGTCTCGGGATCGACCAGATCAACGAGGCCTCGTTTCAGCAGCGTCTGTACACGCAGGATACCCCGGACCCCGACCTGCTGATTCGCACCAGCGGCGAAACGCGTATCAGTAACTTCCTGCTCTGGCAATTGGCCTACACTGAGTTGTATTTTACCCCGACGCTCTGGCCGGACTTCCGGCGCCGCGAAACGCTGGTCGCGTTGCTCGAATACCAGCGCCGCGAACGCCGTTTCGGACGCGTCATGAGCAGCATCTCCTCCTAA
- a CDS encoding phosphatidate cytidylyltransferase, with amino-acid sequence MSTAGPVTSPNAVPAAKTEFDPRRLYTALVLIPSLYAIIRYLPPMACTVLAFVIAALALTEFYRLCLGERASRLLMGIGYGITGLWFAGYHLGGLGIDTLFLAVVLTLLIPLVTTAGIQHRVADSAVTVMGILYIGGAMSYLIRLRGYPGGELMILFVLLATIASDTGAYYVGKTLGRHPLAPSISPKKTIEGLIGGLALTVAAVYVARAWFPVWELTLLDSLILGTILTLAGLAGDLTESAVKRSVGVKDSGGLLPGHGGMLDRIDSLLFTAPAFYYYLWLNGVTPP; translated from the coding sequence GTGAGCACTGCCGGTCCCGTGACGTCTCCCAACGCGGTTCCCGCCGCCAAGACCGAGTTCGATCCCCGTCGGCTCTATACGGCGCTGGTGCTGATTCCCAGCCTCTATGCCATCATCCGCTACCTGCCTCCGATGGCTTGTACGGTCCTGGCATTTGTCATTGCTGCGCTGGCCCTGACCGAATTCTATCGCCTGTGCCTCGGCGAACGCGCGAGCCGCCTGTTGATGGGCATTGGGTATGGAATCACCGGGCTCTGGTTTGCCGGGTATCACTTAGGGGGACTCGGCATTGACACCCTGTTTCTGGCCGTCGTGCTTACGCTCTTGATTCCCCTCGTAACGACGGCCGGCATCCAGCATCGGGTCGCCGACAGCGCCGTCACGGTCATGGGCATCCTGTACATCGGCGGAGCCATGAGTTATCTGATCCGGCTGCGGGGCTATCCGGGCGGAGAGCTGATGATTCTGTTCGTGCTGCTTGCGACCATTGCCTCCGACACCGGCGCCTATTATGTCGGCAAGACCCTCGGGCGGCACCCGCTCGCGCCAAGCATCAGCCCCAAGAAAACGATCGAGGGTTTGATCGGAGGTCTCGCGCTGACGGTGGCGGCCGTCTACGTGGCGCGGGCCTGGTTTCCCGTTTGGGAATTGACCCTACTGGATTCGCTTATCCTCGGCACAATCCTCACGCTGGCTGGTCTGGCCGGCGACCTGACGGAGTCGGCCGTCAAACGCTCGGTCGGCGTCAAGGATTCCGGTGGACTGTTGCCCGGCCATGGTGGCATGCTCGATCGGATCGACAGTTTGTTGTTCACCGCGCCGGCTTTTTACTACTATCTGTGGCTCAATGGGGTCACGCCCCCCTGA
- a CDS encoding 1-deoxy-D-xylulose-5-phosphate reductoisomerase — protein sequence MKNIIILGATGSIGTNTLDIVARFPNEFRVIGLTAGSNDEKLEEQIRQFRPKMAALANEAAAARLRDRCADLPVQILSGNEGVREVAQAAGAELVVSAIVGGAGLVPTLAAIRSGKHIALANKEPMVMAGKLMQEEARKHDVRILPVDSEHSAIFQSLEGHRLDDVKRLILTASGGPLWDFSMEQLQTVSPERALQHPNWKMGSKITIDSATLMNKGLEVVEARWLFDLPETKIEVLVHRESIIHSLVEYIDRSMIAQLGLPDMRTPISYAMRYPERMPLELPSLELAEIGKLTFFKPDHERFPCLGLGYESLRIGGTMPATMNAANEIAVEAFLQGGIRFMDIPDIIRSTMESHVVQSIDSLDHALEADRWAREKAESLVHSLTR from the coding sequence ATGAAGAACATCATCATCCTTGGCGCCACGGGCTCCATCGGCACCAATACCCTGGACATCGTCGCGCGGTTCCCGAATGAATTCCGCGTCATCGGTCTGACCGCCGGCTCCAACGATGAGAAGCTCGAAGAGCAGATCCGTCAGTTCCGGCCAAAAATGGCGGCATTGGCCAACGAAGCGGCGGCGGCTCGATTGCGGGATCGCTGCGCGGACCTGCCGGTTCAGATTCTCTCGGGGAACGAAGGCGTCCGGGAAGTGGCACAGGCAGCCGGCGCGGAGTTGGTGGTGTCGGCGATCGTGGGCGGGGCCGGGCTCGTGCCGACCTTGGCCGCCATCCGCAGCGGGAAACATATCGCCCTGGCCAACAAGGAACCGATGGTGATGGCCGGTAAGTTGATGCAGGAAGAGGCGCGTAAACACGACGTCCGCATCCTGCCCGTCGATAGCGAGCACAGTGCGATTTTTCAGTCCCTCGAAGGCCACCGGCTCGACGACGTTAAGCGACTGATCCTCACCGCCTCCGGCGGACCACTCTGGGACTTCTCGATGGAACAGTTGCAGACCGTCAGTCCGGAGCGGGCGCTCCAGCACCCCAACTGGAAAATGGGCTCCAAGATCACCATCGACTCCGCCACCTTGATGAACAAGGGGTTGGAGGTCGTGGAAGCGCGCTGGCTCTTCGATCTCCCCGAGACCAAAATCGAAGTCCTGGTTCATCGGGAGAGCATCATCCATTCTTTGGTAGAATATATCGATCGATCGATGATCGCGCAGTTGGGCTTGCCGGACATGCGCACCCCGATCTCTTACGCGATGCGGTATCCTGAGCGGATGCCGCTGGAACTGCCCTCGCTGGAACTGGCGGAGATCGGCAAATTGACCTTTTTCAAGCCCGACCACGAACGGTTTCCCTGTCTGGGGCTCGGATATGAGTCGTTACGCATCGGCGGCACCATGCCGGCCACGATGAACGCGGCGAATGAAATCGCCGTCGAAGCGTTCCTGCAGGGCGGAATTCGTTTTATGGATATTCCGGACATCATTCGGAGTACAATGGAATCGCACGTGGTGCAATCGATCGACAGCCTGGATCACGCCCTGGAAGCCGACCGGTGGGCTCGGGAAAAAGCCGAGTCGCTGGTTCATTCGTTGACGCGGTAA
- the rseP gene encoding RIP metalloprotease RseP produces the protein MGTAFAWSPDVVSFLSHWALPFLVVLGVLVAFHEMGHFLAARWVGVKVLKFSLGFGPKIFGRQIGETEYLLSVVPLGGYVKLFGEDENETISPEDKRRAFAHQSLWGKTLIVAAGPIFNFILAYLIYTVYIGLGYSLPVPSFKDIIPEIEAVLPGSPADQAGLKPGDKIIRVNEKEISTSAELMKAIAVSNGKQLTLDLTRGQQVKTVLVTPSKTTVQEGGKPVALYQLGIEERAPVITAVIPGSRAQAAGLQPGDRVVKIDSREIFTWSQMTSIVRESPNKALQFEVQRMGGAQSVAVTPMGEKTTVDGNTVEIGKIGISAQNQTILQTNEPLKAPLLGAQATWGWTELTVAGIYKIITGEISRKNIGGPLTIAKTAGDAAEQGTSNLVFLMAMLSINLGVLNLLPIPILDGGHLLFFFIEAVRRKPLEDRQRELAQQVGLVLLVGIMIFAFWNDIERLISP, from the coding sequence GTGGGAACAGCCTTTGCCTGGTCGCCTGACGTGGTGTCGTTCCTCAGCCACTGGGCCCTTCCCTTCCTCGTCGTACTCGGCGTCCTGGTCGCCTTCCATGAAATGGGCCACTTCCTGGCCGCACGCTGGGTTGGGGTCAAGGTGCTCAAGTTCTCGCTCGGATTCGGCCCCAAAATCTTCGGGCGCCAGATCGGCGAGACCGAATACCTCTTGTCCGTGGTCCCGCTGGGCGGGTACGTCAAACTATTCGGCGAGGACGAAAACGAGACGATTTCGCCGGAAGATAAGCGGCGCGCGTTCGCTCACCAATCGCTCTGGGGCAAGACGTTGATCGTGGCCGCCGGTCCGATCTTCAACTTCATCCTGGCCTATCTTATTTACACGGTATACATCGGCCTCGGTTATTCGCTGCCGGTGCCCAGTTTCAAGGACATCATCCCCGAGATTGAAGCGGTCCTTCCAGGCTCTCCCGCCGATCAAGCCGGCCTCAAGCCCGGCGACAAGATCATCCGGGTGAACGAAAAAGAGATTTCCACCAGCGCCGAGCTGATGAAGGCGATCGCCGTCAGCAACGGAAAGCAACTCACGCTGGACCTGACGAGGGGCCAACAGGTCAAGACCGTGTTGGTCACGCCGAGCAAGACGACCGTTCAGGAGGGCGGAAAGCCGGTCGCGTTGTATCAATTGGGCATCGAGGAGCGTGCGCCGGTCATCACGGCCGTGATTCCAGGCTCCCGGGCCCAAGCGGCTGGGTTGCAACCCGGTGATCGGGTCGTGAAAATCGACAGCCGGGAAATCTTCACCTGGTCGCAAATGACGTCGATCGTGCGGGAGAGCCCGAACAAGGCGCTGCAGTTCGAAGTGCAGCGCATGGGAGGGGCACAGTCGGTCGCAGTCACTCCGATGGGAGAAAAGACAACCGTCGACGGCAACACGGTCGAGATCGGCAAGATCGGCATCTCGGCACAGAACCAGACCATTCTCCAAACCAACGAGCCGCTCAAGGCGCCGCTGCTCGGCGCCCAGGCCACCTGGGGATGGACCGAGCTGACCGTAGCCGGTATCTATAAGATCATCACCGGGGAGATTTCCCGCAAGAACATCGGTGGGCCGCTGACTATCGCCAAGACCGCGGGCGATGCGGCCGAGCAAGGCACTTCTAACCTGGTCTTCCTGATGGCCATGCTCAGCATCAACCTCGGCGTCTTGAACCTGTTGCCGATTCCCATTTTGGACGGAGGACACCTCTTGTTCTTCTTCATCGAGGCTGTGCGCCGGAAACCGTTGGAGGACCGTCAGCGCGAGTTGGCGCAGCAAGTCGGGTTGGTGCTCCTGGTCGGCATCATGATCTTTGCCTTCTGGAACGACATCGAGCGGTTGATTTCCCCCTAA
- a CDS encoding proline--tRNA ligase, which translates to MRVSQTLIPTLRDDPGEAETVSHRLMLRAGMIRKVAAGIYTYLPLGLRVFRKIERIVREEMNRAGAQELLMPIASPAELWRETGRWDFYGKELLRFKDRHERDFCLGPTHEEVITDLFRREVRSYRQMPLNFYQIQTKFRDEIRPRFGLMRGREFIMKDAYSFDRDEAGARLSYQKMYDAYNRIFTRCGLTFRPVEADTGLIGGTSSHEFMVLAETGEETIVYSPEGTYAANVERAEVPPPPAAASEPLRPMTEVSTPKQRTVDEVTAFLKITPQQLVKTLLYSTGKDTVAVLVRGDHEVNEIKVKRLLNVTDVELVKPELVPSLTGAPVGFAGPVGLKQIRILADHAVKVMTNFVVGGNKADTHLVDVNVGRDFQPDQFADLRNAQVGDQSPRQDGTLKTAKGIEVGHVFMLGTKYSQSMNATFLDDQGQEQLAVMGCYGIGVSRTAAASIEQNHDAKGIVWPVPIAPYHVTLIPLGQSQAVSQLAESLYRSLEGAGVEVLWDDRDERAGVKFNDADLIGAPYHLVLGEKGLAQGQVEVKVRKTGETIKVAPDQVVAHLSSLIKAAS; encoded by the coding sequence ATGCGCGTCTCCCAAACCCTCATCCCGACATTGCGCGACGATCCGGGCGAAGCCGAAACGGTCAGCCACCGGCTGATGTTGCGCGCCGGCATGATCCGTAAGGTCGCGGCCGGTATCTACACATACCTGCCGTTGGGTCTGCGCGTATTCCGGAAGATCGAACGAATTGTCCGCGAGGAAATGAACCGAGCCGGCGCACAGGAACTCCTGATGCCGATCGCGTCCCCCGCAGAATTGTGGCGGGAAACCGGACGATGGGATTTTTACGGCAAGGAACTCCTTCGCTTCAAAGACCGGCACGAGCGTGACTTCTGCCTCGGCCCGACGCATGAAGAGGTCATAACGGACCTGTTCCGGCGCGAAGTCCGGTCCTACAGACAAATGCCGCTCAACTTCTACCAGATCCAAACCAAGTTCCGTGATGAGATCCGCCCGAGATTCGGACTGATGCGCGGCCGCGAATTCATCATGAAGGACGCCTATAGTTTCGACCGCGACGAGGCCGGCGCCAGGCTCAGCTACCAAAAGATGTACGACGCCTACAACCGGATCTTCACCCGCTGCGGGCTCACATTCCGCCCGGTTGAAGCAGATACCGGTCTCATCGGCGGTACGTCGTCGCACGAATTCATGGTCTTGGCCGAAACCGGGGAAGAGACCATCGTCTACAGTCCCGAGGGCACCTACGCCGCCAACGTGGAGCGGGCCGAGGTACCACCGCCGCCGGCCGCTGCGTCGGAGCCGCTGCGTCCGATGACCGAAGTCAGCACGCCCAAACAGCGAACGGTCGACGAGGTGACGGCCTTCCTAAAGATTACGCCGCAGCAGCTCGTGAAGACACTCCTCTACAGCACGGGGAAGGACACGGTCGCCGTGTTGGTTCGTGGGGACCACGAGGTCAACGAGATCAAGGTCAAACGCCTGCTCAACGTCACGGACGTCGAACTGGTCAAACCTGAGCTGGTCCCCTCCCTGACCGGCGCGCCGGTCGGGTTTGCCGGACCGGTGGGACTCAAGCAGATCCGCATCTTGGCGGACCATGCCGTAAAAGTGATGACCAACTTCGTCGTCGGAGGCAACAAAGCGGACACGCACCTCGTCGACGTGAACGTCGGACGCGATTTCCAACCGGACCAATTTGCCGATCTGCGGAACGCCCAGGTCGGAGACCAGTCGCCGCGCCAGGACGGCACCTTGAAAACGGCCAAGGGCATCGAGGTCGGCCATGTGTTCATGCTGGGCACCAAATACAGCCAATCGATGAACGCCACGTTCTTGGATGATCAAGGCCAAGAACAGCTGGCGGTCATGGGCTGTTACGGTATCGGGGTCAGCCGAACTGCGGCGGCCTCCATCGAACAGAACCACGACGCGAAGGGCATCGTCTGGCCCGTTCCCATCGCCCCCTACCACGTGACCCTGATCCCGCTCGGCCAGTCCCAAGCCGTGTCACAGTTGGCTGAATCTCTGTACCGCTCGCTGGAGGGAGCCGGGGTCGAGGTCCTCTGGGACGACCGCGACGAACGGGCGGGGGTGAAGTTCAACGACGCCGATCTCATCGGCGCCCCGTACCACCTTGTCCTCGGCGAAAAAGGGTTGGCACAAGGGCAGGTCGAGGTGAAGGTCCGGAAAACCGGGGAAACGATCAAAGTCGCCCCGGATCAGGTCGTAGCCCATCTGTCCTCCCTCATCAAGGCTGCCTCCTAA